The stretch of DNA CTCGCCGGCGGTCGGGTGATCACCGGCACCGGCACCGTGGACGCCGACGGTCGCGTCGGGACCGTCGGCAGCGTCGCGGACAAGGTGCTCGGCGCCGAGGCCGCCGGCGCCGACGTGGTGCTGGTGCCCGAGGCGCACGCGGACGAGGCGCGGCGGGCCGCCACGACCATCGAGGTGATCGCCGTCGGGTCGGTCGCCGACGCGGTGGAGGCGCTCGCCGCACCGGCGTCGTCGGGGTGAGGTCGCGCGGGCCGCTGCTAGGCTTGGCGGTCCGCCGCGGTCATCGCCGGGCGGATCCGAGGTCCCGTGCGACATCGCGCCGTGAACCTGGTCAGGGCCGGAAGGCAGCAGCCATAAGCGGTACGCGGTGGGCGCCACGGTCACGCCGCGGGTCCGTCCGGTCGTGACCGCGGCGGTCTGCATCCGGGCCTGTGGACCGGCCGTGCGCGCCGTCCCACCCCACCTCTAGGGTGCAATCGAGGCAACCGGATCGTCGTCGGAAGGGGTAGCGCGCGTGGCGCACGTCTCGC from Euzebya sp. encodes:
- a CDS encoding S16 family serine protease, with product LAGGRVITGTGTVDADGRVGTVGSVADKVLGAEAAGADVVLVPEAHADEARRAATTIEVIAVGSVADAVEALAAPASSG